ATCTGCCTCAGAACGCCCTCTCCGCCGCTTGCGGGGGAGAGGGAGGGGACCCGTCGCGTCAGCGATGGGGAGGGTGAGGTGGTGGTCGGGCCAGCGCGCGCTTTACGCCATCGACCCACCTCACCCAACCCTCTCCCCCCAAAGGGCGGAGAGGGCTTTTCTGGTTACGCCGCCAGGGCTTCTTCGACGAAGTCCAGGCGGTCCTGGCCGAAGAACATTTCCTCGCCCACGAAGAAGGTGGGGGCGCCGAAGGTACCGCGCTCCACTGCAGCCTGCGTGTTGGCGATCAGTTTCTGCTTGACCGCGCCGTCATTGATGCGCGCGGCGAAATCGGCCGGGTCGAAGCCGGCCTGCGCCAGGGTGGCGTTCAAGACCTCGGGATCGCCCAGATTACGCGGGGCGAGCCACATGGCATCGAAGATTGCATCGACGTAATCCATGAAGCGAGGCGTATCCAGGTAACTCACGGCGCCGCGCATCAGGCTGATCGTGTTGATCGGGAAATAGGGATTGAAGTTCAAGGTCACACCAAAGCGCCGGGCAAAGCGCTCCAGGTCCTTGTTCATGTACATGCCCTTGGCCGGGACCATGGCGGGCGACTGGTTGCCGGTCGCCTTGAACACGCCGCCCAGCAGGAT
This DNA window, taken from Oleomonas cavernae, encodes the following:
- a CDS encoding 2-hydroxychromene-2-carboxylate isomerase, whose translation is MTHELEFLFDFGSPTTYLAHKRLPAVLARTPAKVTYVPILLGGVFKATGNQSPAMVPAKGMYMNKDLERFARRFGVTLNFNPYFPINTISLMRGAVSYLDTPRFMDYVDAIFDAMWLAPRNLGDPEVLNATLAQAGFDPADFAARINDGAVKQKLIANTQAAVERGTFGAPTFFVGEEMFFGQDRLDFVEEALAA